A genomic window from Companilactobacillus alimentarius DSM 20249 includes:
- the lgt gene encoding prolipoprotein diacylglyceryl transferase produces MNFSLLALNPIALNLGGLEIHWYGVIIALGALVGVIMAMREAKRRHLDPDNILDLVLYGVPIALVGARLYYVIFELPFYLANPGEIIKVWHGGIAIYGGLIAAFIVLLVLCKKRNISPWLMLDIAAPSVLLGQIVGRWGNFMNQEAFGAKTTLDFLQSLHLPHFIIEQMYINGAYRQPTFLYESLGNLIGLILILILRNRKHLLKRGEVFLTYLIWYPAVRFFVEGMRTDSLYILPGVRVSQVLSLLLFFAAIGLFIYRRKKLDDPWYNEL; encoded by the coding sequence ATGAACTTTAGTTTGTTAGCATTAAATCCCATTGCTCTAAATTTGGGTGGCTTAGAGATACATTGGTATGGTGTAATTATTGCTTTAGGAGCTTTGGTTGGAGTAATTATGGCTATGAGAGAAGCCAAGAGAAGACATTTGGATCCTGATAATATTCTTGATTTAGTCTTGTACGGTGTTCCAATCGCATTAGTAGGGGCACGATTGTATTACGTTATTTTCGAATTGCCATTCTATTTGGCAAATCCTGGTGAAATAATCAAGGTATGGCATGGTGGGATTGCCATTTATGGTGGATTGATTGCCGCTTTTATTGTTTTATTAGTTCTATGCAAGAAACGAAATATTTCACCTTGGCTGATGTTGGATATTGCTGCACCATCGGTTCTATTGGGACAAATCGTTGGTCGTTGGGGCAACTTTATGAATCAAGAAGCCTTTGGCGCTAAAACGACTTTAGACTTTTTACAATCACTACATTTGCCACATTTTATAATTGAGCAGATGTATATTAATGGTGCTTATCGACAACCAACATTTTTATACGAGTCTTTAGGTAATTTGATTGGATTAATCTTAATTTTAATTTTAAGAAACCGAAAGCACCTTTTAAAACGCGGAGAAGTCTTTTTGACTTATTTAATTTGGTATCCAGCTGTGAGATTTTTTGTGGAAGGAATGCGGACAGATAGTTTATATATTTTGCCTGGAGTGAGAGTTTCGCAAGTGTTATCATTGTTGTTATTCTTTGCAGCAATTGGATTATTCATCTATCGTCGAAAGAAATTAGATGATCCTTGGTATAATGAGTTGTGA
- the hprK gene encoding HPr(Ser) kinase/phosphatase, which translates to MTNFVTVYQMVKDNELKVYAGEELLKEKKVITTDISRPGIELTGYFDYYPSERIQLFGQTETSYSRSMTSNNRYKVMLELCREDTPVLLISRNIQPSKELLKAAKEHNVPVIGSELPTTRLSSMITEYLDEQLAPRESIHGVLVDVYGIGILLTGHSGIGKSETALELIKRGHRLIADDRVDVYQRDEKTIVGEAPKILNHLLEIRGIGIIDVMNLFGAGAVRSQSEIQLIINLENWSADKNYDRIGTLEDSRTFFDVDVPQITVPVKVGRNISIIIEVAAMNYRAKKMGYDATKKFEDNLGLLIKENEEKTKNDKEGK; encoded by the coding sequence ATGACAAATTTTGTTACAGTATATCAAATGGTAAAAGATAACGAATTGAAAGTTTATGCTGGAGAAGAATTATTAAAAGAGAAGAAGGTCATCACAACTGATATTTCTCGTCCTGGAATTGAACTAACGGGATATTTTGACTACTATCCAAGTGAACGAATCCAATTGTTTGGTCAAACAGAGACGTCATATTCACGGTCGATGACTTCTAATAATAGATATAAAGTTATGTTGGAATTATGTCGCGAAGATACACCCGTTTTATTGATATCAAGAAATATTCAACCCAGTAAGGAATTATTGAAAGCAGCTAAAGAGCATAATGTTCCAGTTATTGGTTCAGAACTACCAACGACACGCCTTTCAAGTATGATCACTGAATACTTAGATGAACAATTAGCACCTAGAGAATCTATTCATGGCGTTTTAGTTGATGTTTATGGAATAGGAATCTTGTTGACAGGTCATTCTGGAATCGGTAAAAGTGAGACAGCTTTGGAATTGATAAAGCGAGGTCATCGTTTAATTGCTGATGATCGTGTCGATGTTTATCAACGTGATGAAAAGACGATTGTTGGTGAAGCACCTAAAATTTTGAATCACTTGCTGGAAATTCGTGGCATTGGAATTATTGATGTAATGAACCTTTTTGGTGCTGGTGCGGTACGTTCTCAAAGTGAGATCCAGTTGATAATCAATCTTGAAAATTGGTCAGCTGATAAAAATTATGATCGTATTGGAACTCTGGAAGATAGTCGGACTTTCTTTGATGTGGATGTGCCACAGATTACGGTACCAGTTAAGGTTGGTCGAAATATTTCTATTATCATTGAAGTAGCAGCGATGAATTATCGTGCTAAAAAGATGGGTTACGACGCAACTAAGAAGTTTGAGGATAATTTAGGCCTATTAATTAAGGAAAATGAAGAAAAAACAAAGAATGATAAAGAAGGTAAGTAA
- a CDS encoding phage holin family protein, which produces MKLLIKVAIQTLLFLAIARLLPNMFRVDSLATAIIASIVLVILNWTIKPLLHIISLPITFITFGLFSFVINAITLELTSSLVGSTSFSFNGFGSALVVAVILAICNSIINSYTMNNFQRRV; this is translated from the coding sequence ATGAAGTTACTAATAAAAGTGGCAATACAAACGCTTTTGTTTTTAGCAATTGCGCGTTTATTGCCGAATATGTTTCGAGTGGACAGTTTAGCTACAGCTATTATTGCTAGTATTGTACTAGTTATTTTAAACTGGACTATTAAACCTCTGTTACATATTATTTCGTTACCAATTACGTTTATAACTTTTGGATTGTTTTCTTTTGTTATAAATGCAATCACTTTGGAACTGACGTCATCATTAGTCGGTTCGACAAGCTTTAGCTTTAATGGCTTTGGTTCAGCCCTAGTTGTGGCAGTCATTTTAGCAATTTGCAACTCGATTATCAACAGTTATACGATGAATAATTTTCAAAGACGCGTCTAG
- a CDS encoding PspC domain-containing protein: MKERITRSSTNRMLAGVCGGLGAHFGIDPIWIRLAFIFLLPFTYFLPVLVYVICVFWFPEKRNIQETDFNKRSRRLKSAKKYY; encoded by the coding sequence ATGAAAGAGAGAATCACAAGATCAAGTACTAATCGGATGTTAGCTGGTGTATGTGGTGGTCTAGGTGCTCACTTTGGAATTGATCCAATTTGGATTCGCCTTGCTTTTATTTTTCTACTACCATTCACTTATTTTCTACCAGTCTTGGTTTATGTTATTTGTGTCTTTTGGTTTCCAGAAAAGCGTAATATTCAAGAAACTGATTTTAATAAGCGAAGCCGTAGATTAAAGTCTGCCAAAAAATATTACTGA
- the phoU gene encoding phosphate signaling complex protein PhoU encodes MRTTFEEQLNNLHLRFSEMGMMASEAIMKSVKAYIDHDKALAKEVIRNDHVINKREMDLEKESFEMIALQQPVTSDLRMIVTVLKASSDLERMGDHAVSIAQETIRVKGETRIPEIEKLIAEMGDMSTSIVEDSLEAYLKKDSKMAEEVAHRDIEIDAKSGLINELCIKDMQKTVENVLSGSSYMLVASYLERVGDYATNICEWVVYLNTGHVVELNRKHIPDIDE; translated from the coding sequence ATGCGCACTACTTTCGAAGAACAATTAAATAACTTACATTTGCGATTCTCAGAAATGGGTATGATGGCTAGCGAAGCTATTATGAAATCCGTTAAGGCATATATTGATCATGATAAGGCTCTTGCCAAAGAGGTCATCAGAAATGACCATGTGATTAATAAAAGAGAGATGGATCTCGAAAAGGAATCTTTTGAAATGATTGCTTTACAACAACCGGTAACATCTGATTTGAGAATGATTGTAACGGTTTTAAAAGCAAGTTCTGATTTAGAAAGAATGGGCGATCATGCAGTTAGTATTGCTCAGGAAACAATTAGGGTTAAGGGTGAAACGAGAATTCCCGAAATTGAGAAATTAATTGCTGAGATGGGTGATATGAGTACAAGTATTGTTGAAGATTCATTGGAAGCATACTTGAAAAAAGATAGCAAAATGGCTGAAGAGGTTGCTCACCGCGATATTGAAATAGATGCTAAGAGCGGTCTGATTAACGAGCTATGTATCAAAGATATGCAAAAGACGGTCGAAAATGTTTTAAGTGGTTCATCATATATGTTGGTGGCAAGTTATCTGGAACGAGTTGGCGATTATGCAACCAATATTTGTGAGTGGGTTGTTTACTTGAATACCGGACATGTGGTAGAACTGAATCGGAAGCATATTCCTGATATTGATGAGTAA
- the pstB gene encoding phosphate ABC transporter ATP-binding protein PstB: MKLAEKILTSSDVHLFYGKKEALKGINLDFNKNEITALIGPSGCGKSTYLRCLNRMNDLIPDVTITGTISLNGKNIYAPNIDTVSLRKQVGMVFQQPNPFPFSIYDNVIYGLRLAGIKDKATLDEAAETSLKNAAVWDDVKDKLHQSALSLSGGQQQRVCIARVLAVKPDIILLDEPTSALDPISSAKVEDTMLALREDYTIVTVTHNMQQASRISDQTAFFLNGELIEMDKTKNIFLNPKEKQTEDYISGKFG, from the coding sequence ATAAAATTGGCAGAAAAAATTTTAACATCTTCTGATGTACATTTATTTTATGGTAAAAAAGAAGCATTAAAGGGAATTAATCTTGACTTCAATAAAAATGAGATCACAGCTCTGATTGGACCCTCAGGTTGTGGGAAATCAACTTATTTAAGATGTTTGAACCGAATGAACGATTTAATTCCTGATGTTACAATTACGGGGACCATTTCATTAAATGGTAAAAATATTTATGCTCCTAATATTGATACAGTATCGTTAAGAAAACAGGTTGGAATGGTTTTCCAACAGCCAAATCCGTTCCCATTTTCTATTTATGATAATGTTATCTATGGGTTGAGATTAGCTGGAATTAAAGATAAGGCTACTTTGGACGAAGCTGCAGAAACTAGTTTAAAAAATGCGGCTGTTTGGGATGATGTGAAAGATAAGCTGCATCAAAGTGCTTTGTCATTATCTGGTGGACAACAACAAAGAGTTTGTATTGCTAGAGTTTTAGCAGTGAAACCTGATATTATTTTATTAGATGAACCAACGTCAGCTTTGGATCCAATATCGTCAGCTAAAGTTGAAGATACGATGTTGGCGTTACGTGAGGATTATACTATCGTTACCGTTACACATAATATGCAACAGGCTTCGAGAATATCCGATCAAACTGCTTTCTTCCTGAATGGGGAATTGATTGAGATGGATAAGACAAAGAATATCTTCTTAAATCCAAAAGAAAAACAAACTGAAGATTATATTTCAGGAAAATTCGGTTAG
- the pstB gene encoding phosphate ABC transporter ATP-binding protein PstB, with translation MTEQNDQQYILHLDEDKHEIAIKTEDLQVFYGEKEAMHKASLQFERYKITSLIGASGSGKSTFLRSLNRMNDNVEGASVKGKIMYRGLDINKNNVDIYEVRKHIGMVFQRPNPFSKSIYDNITFALKRHGLHDKKKLDEIVETTLKQASLWDQVKDDLNKSALALSGGQQQRLCIARAIAMKPDILLMDEPASALDPISTSNVEETMLNLKDNYTIIIVTHNMQQAARISDYTAFFHLGHAVEFNETRKIFTRPKIKITEDYVSGHFG, from the coding sequence ATGACGGAACAAAATGATCAACAATACATCCTTCATTTGGATGAAGATAAACATGAAATTGCAATAAAAACAGAGGATCTACAAGTATTTTACGGTGAAAAGGAAGCAATGCATAAAGCTTCACTTCAATTTGAAAGATACAAGATCACTTCACTTATTGGTGCTTCTGGTTCTGGTAAATCAACGTTTCTTAGATCTTTGAATCGGATGAATGATAACGTTGAAGGTGCTAGTGTTAAAGGTAAGATTATGTATCGTGGTCTCGATATTAACAAAAATAATGTTGATATTTACGAGGTGAGAAAACATATTGGTATGGTATTTCAACGTCCTAATCCGTTTTCTAAGTCAATCTATGATAATATTACTTTTGCTCTAAAACGTCATGGACTTCATGATAAGAAAAAATTAGACGAAATAGTTGAAACAACATTAAAGCAGGCTTCATTATGGGATCAAGTTAAAGATGATTTAAATAAAAGTGCGTTAGCTCTTTCAGGTGGTCAACAACAACGTTTATGTATTGCTAGAGCTATTGCAATGAAGCCGGATATATTGTTAATGGATGAGCCAGCTAGTGCGTTAGATCCAATTTCTACGTCTAACGTTGAAGAGACAATGTTGAATTTGAAAGATAACTATACAATTATTATTGTGACGCATAATATGCAACAGGCTGCTAGAATTAGCGATTACACTGCTTTTTTCCACTTGGGACATGCGGTGGAATTTAATGAAACTAGAAAAATATTCACACGTCCTAAGATTAAAATAACTGAGGACTATGTTTCAGGACATTTTGGATAG
- the pstA gene encoding phosphate ABC transporter permease PstA: MFNEKTKDKIATGVIYFMSGVIVLILAGLLLYILGSGLRYVNWHFLTSGSKAFQAGSGVGIQLFNSFFLLILSMLISIPISIAAGIYLSEYAGKNKLVELIRVSIEVLSSLPSIVVGLFGFLIFVISFKFGFSILSGALTLTVFNLPILTRNVEDSLRSVSQSQREAGLALGLSKWETVIHVIIPDGLPGIITGMIIGAGRVFGEAAALIYTAGQSAPPLDFTNFNVFSITSPLNLMRPAETLAVHIWKVNSEGLIPDAVQVSAGASAVLIIAVLIFNLLSRYIGNLVYKKMTGK; encoded by the coding sequence ATGTTCAATGAAAAAACAAAAGATAAAATCGCTACAGGCGTGATTTATTTCATGTCAGGGGTCATTGTTTTGATCCTGGCAGGATTACTACTGTATATCCTAGGTAGTGGATTACGCTATGTTAATTGGCATTTCTTAACTTCAGGTTCAAAAGCTTTTCAAGCTGGAAGTGGTGTTGGAATACAGTTATTTAATTCATTTTTCCTATTAATTTTATCAATGCTGATTTCAATTCCTATTTCTATTGCAGCGGGAATTTATTTATCTGAATATGCGGGTAAAAATAAGCTGGTGGAATTGATTCGAGTTTCCATCGAAGTTTTGAGTTCTTTGCCATCAATTGTTGTGGGATTGTTTGGTTTTTTGATATTCGTAATTAGTTTCAAATTTGGATTTTCCATTCTTTCCGGGGCATTAACGTTGACAGTTTTTAATTTGCCCATACTGACTAGAAATGTTGAAGATTCTTTACGCTCAGTTTCACAGTCACAACGTGAAGCAGGATTAGCTTTAGGACTTTCAAAATGGGAAACAGTCATTCACGTTATCATCCCTGATGGTTTGCCAGGAATCATTACTGGTATGATTATCGGTGCTGGTAGAGTTTTTGGTGAAGCTGCTGCTTTAATTTATACGGCTGGTCAAAGTGCTCCACCATTAGATTTTACCAATTTCAACGTTTTCAGTATTACGAGTCCCTTGAATTTGATGCGTCCAGCGGAAACTTTGGCAGTTCATATTTGGAAGGTTAACTCTGAAGGTTTGATTCCAGATGCCGTTCAGGTCTCAGCTGGTGCCTCAGCGGTATTGATTATAGCTGTTTTGATTTTTAACCTTCTTTCAAGATATATTGGGAATTTAGTTTACAAAAAGATGACGGGTAAATAA
- the pstC gene encoding phosphate ABC transporter permease subunit PstC — protein sequence MKDPIRESLTKKSVSAKRETRGKIISFSFTAIIVLLVVTIIGFIASRGVIIFIKDGVNPIDFLTHSVWAPNKLDSAGHPIVGAAPMIVGSFSVTLIAALIGTPFAIAAAIFMTEISPTWGRKILQPVIELLVGIPSVVYGFIGLTIVVPFVRKIAGGSGFGILAGSFVLFVMILPTITSMSVDALKSVPRYYREASLALGATRWQTIYKVVLRSATPGILTAVVFGMSRAFGEALAVQMVIGNAMLLPQNLVSPSSTLTSVLTMNMGNTIMGSTSNNALWSLALLLLLMSLLFNFVIRTIAKRGEF from the coding sequence TTGAAAGATCCAATTAGGGAAAGTTTAACTAAAAAGTCTGTTTCGGCTAAAAGGGAAACTCGAGGTAAGATAATTTCTTTCAGTTTTACTGCCATTATTGTTTTACTAGTTGTTACAATTATTGGCTTTATTGCGTCAAGAGGGGTCATTATTTTTATCAAAGATGGCGTTAACCCAATTGATTTCTTGACTCATTCAGTTTGGGCGCCAAATAAATTAGATAGTGCAGGACACCCTATCGTTGGTGCTGCACCAATGATTGTCGGCTCATTTTCAGTCACATTGATTGCGGCATTGATAGGGACACCGTTTGCAATAGCTGCCGCAATTTTTATGACTGAGATTTCACCAACTTGGGGAAGAAAAATTTTACAACCAGTTATTGAATTACTAGTTGGTATTCCTTCAGTTGTTTATGGTTTCATTGGATTGACTATCGTGGTTCCTTTTGTTCGAAAAATTGCTGGGGGAAGTGGATTTGGTATCTTAGCAGGCTCATTTGTTCTATTTGTAATGATTTTGCCAACAATTACATCCATGTCTGTGGATGCTTTGAAATCAGTTCCTAGATATTACCGTGAAGCTTCTTTAGCATTAGGTGCTACAAGATGGCAAACAATTTATAAAGTTGTTTTACGCTCGGCCACACCCGGTATTTTGACGGCAGTTGTCTTTGGTATGTCAAGAGCTTTTGGTGAAGCTTTAGCAGTACAGATGGTTATTGGTAATGCCATGCTTTTACCACAGAATTTAGTATCTCCATCTTCTACATTAACCAGTGTTTTAACTATGAATATGGGTAATACCATTATGGGATCTACATCTAATAACGCTCTTTGGTCATTGGCACTATTGTTATTGTTAATGTCATTGTTGTTCAACTTTGTGATTAGAACCATTGCTAAGCGGGGTGAGTTCTAA
- a CDS encoding phosphate ABC transporter substrate-binding protein PstS family protein, translating to MKKRLVALFAIVLSSIFILSGCKGSGSQKTITAVGSSAAQPLVELAGEEFTKDNPNEYVNVQGGGTGTGLSQIQQGAVNIGNSDLYAEQKKDIDASKLVDHRIAAVGMVPVVNKKVRVKSLTIKQLRQIFSGQVKNWKQVGGRDLPITIINRADGSGTRSSFESDVMNGTPFVRSQEQDSSGMVRQIVNNTDGSISYLAMPYLNDSVKTVEIDNVKPTVENIENNKWKIWSYEHLYTKGNPTGMTKDFLDFIMTDHVQENVVKKMNYVPIKEMKYQKDYKGNVTPVSKGVK from the coding sequence TTGAAAAAGAGACTTGTCGCATTATTTGCAATCGTATTATCAAGTATTTTTATTTTAAGTGGTTGCAAAGGCAGCGGAAGCCAAAAAACTATTACAGCAGTTGGATCGTCAGCTGCTCAACCATTAGTTGAACTTGCCGGGGAAGAATTTACTAAGGATAACCCTAATGAATATGTGAATGTCCAAGGTGGGGGAACTGGAACAGGATTGAGCCAGATTCAACAAGGCGCAGTTAACATCGGTAATTCCGATCTATATGCTGAGCAAAAAAAAGATATTGATGCTAGTAAGTTAGTTGATCATCGTATTGCTGCAGTAGGAATGGTCCCCGTGGTCAATAAAAAGGTAAGAGTGAAGTCGTTGACCATTAAACAATTAAGACAAATTTTTTCAGGTCAAGTAAAGAACTGGAAACAAGTTGGTGGACGAGACTTACCAATTACAATTATTAATCGAGCTGACGGTAGTGGTACTCGTTCATCATTTGAAAGTGATGTAATGAATGGTACCCCATTCGTTCGTTCACAAGAACAAGATTCCAGTGGGATGGTTAGACAAATCGTCAATAACACTGATGGCTCAATTAGTTATTTAGCTATGCCATACTTGAATGATTCGGTTAAGACTGTCGAAATAGATAATGTTAAGCCAACCGTTGAAAATATTGAAAATAATAAATGGAAAATCTGGTCTTATGAGCATTTGTACACTAAAGGTAATCCAACAGGGATGACAAAGGATTTCCTTGATTTCATTATGACGGATCACGTGCAGGAAAATGTTGTTAAAAAAATGAACTATGTACCTATTAAAGAAATGAAGTATCAAAAGGATTATAAGGGCAATGTTACGCCCGTTTCCAAGGGGGTAAAGTAA